A genomic stretch from Anaerococcus mediterraneensis includes:
- the hprK gene encoding HPr(Ser) kinase/phosphatase — translation MTEGYEIDDKSEHIEKEVTAGESTKTIHLHKVVENLGLEIVSASSDYKEIELENADVNRPGLQLTGYMEEFPYKRLQVIGTVEYTYLTSLDSKMQYERFRGILSYDIPAVIFSYNREINQDIIDLAMYYDVTLLRSPAKTTKLISDISDQLEYQLAPSTNVHGELLEVYGVGVLIMGKSSVGKSETALELVNRGHRLIADDMVDISAIDKRLVGAAPENIRHFMEIRGLGIINVRRLYGSGSVKLRKAIDLVIELEQWKDDYEYDRLGIDEHHIDLLGVKVPHLVVPVRAGRNLALIVEVAAMNQREKNFGYNAARVLTNNIFHPESNTLADGDL, via the coding sequence ATGACCGAAGGATATGAGATCGATGATAAAAGTGAACATATAGAAAAAGAAGTAACTGCAGGTGAGAGTACAAAAACTATTCACCTGCACAAAGTAGTAGAAAATTTAGGCCTAGAGATTGTAAGTGCATCATCTGATTATAAGGAAATAGAACTTGAAAATGCCGATGTCAATAGACCTGGATTACAATTAACCGGCTATATGGAAGAGTTTCCCTATAAAAGACTACAAGTCATAGGTACAGTTGAGTACACATACTTGACAAGCCTAGATAGTAAGATGCAATATGAGAGATTTAGAGGAATTCTATCTTACGACATACCTGCAGTGATATTTTCCTACAATAGAGAGATTAACCAAGACATTATCGATCTTGCTATGTATTATGATGTCACCCTCTTGAGATCCCCAGCAAAAACTACAAAGCTTATATCAGATATATCTGACCAACTTGAATATCAACTAGCCCCATCAACCAATGTTCATGGTGAACTTTTAGAGGTATATGGTGTTGGTGTTTTGATAATGGGAAAATCATCAGTTGGTAAGTCAGAAACTGCTCTCGAACTGGTCAATAGGGGCCATAGGCTTATAGCAGATGATATGGTTGATATATCTGCAATTGATAAGAGATTAGTTGGTGCAGCACCAGAAAATATTAGACACTTTATGGAAATTAGAGGACTTGGTATAATCAATGTTAGAAGATTATATGGATCTGGTTCTGTCAAATTAAGAAAGGCAATTGATTTAGTTATTGAATTAGAACAATGGAAAGATGATTACGAATATGACAGGCTAGGTATTGATGAACATCATATAGATCTTTTGGGTGTGAAAGTCCCACACCTAGTCGTGCCAGTAAGGGCAGGTAGGAACCTAGCACTTATAGTAGAAGTAGCTGCTATGAACCAAAGGGAGAAAAACTTTGGATATAATGCGGCAAGGGTTTTGACTAATAATATTTTTCACCCGGAATCAAATACTCTAGCAGATGGTGATTTATAA
- the nifJ gene encoding pyruvate:ferredoxin (flavodoxin) oxidoreductase yields MTITRAMKTMDGNTAAAHVSYAFTDVATIYPITPSSPMPEAVDVWAANGRKNLFGQEVKVKEMQSEAGAAAAMHGSLAAGALTTTYTASQGLLLMIPNMYKIAGERLPGVFHVSARTVATHALSIYGDHSDVMAARQTGCAMLVSNSVQEVMDIAPIAHLSSIEGRIPFVHFFDGFRTSHEIQKIAVWDYKDLAPMLDFEAVEEFKNHSLNPERPKHMGTAEKNIFFQRTEASNTAYTDIVGIVEKYMGKVNELLGTNYDLFTYYGADDAEEIIVAMGSVCQAARETIDVLLKEGRKVGMVEVHLYRPFSKNHLLKAIPKSVKKIAVLDRTKEKGAVGSPLYLDVKSSYYDEEERPLIIGGIYGLSSKDTIPADVKAVFDNLAKDEPKHDFTLSITDDVTNKSLPRDDFKVRHEGTSRCKFWGFGSDGTVGANKQAIKIIGDNTDMYAQGYFDYDSKKSGGLTVSHLRFGVEPILSTYLLDEADFISCSKQAYVNQYDLLAGIKEGGTFLLNTVWSEEELEEHLPAKMKRTLAEKNIDFYILDASHIAQNIGLGGRTNMIMQSAFFNLTKVIPVEDAVKFLKDSIVKSYGHKGEDIVNMNYKAVDSGLDAPIKVEVPASWKDAVDEVKEEKELPEFIKNIVKPMLEQKEDEIPVSAFTGIENGEFESGTTAYEKRGIALNVPEWKIDNCIQCNQCSYVCPHAVIRPFLVTEDEKAKAPEGFETKKAIGKGMDGYDFRIQVSPLDCTGCGNCADVCPAPKKALEMKPFEEEVVKEKDNWTYAHEVVGYKEDVMDDMTLKGSQFKQPLLEFSGACAGCGETPYAKLITQLFGDRMYIANATGCSSIWGASAPAMSYTKNLSSGRGPAWGNSLFEDAAEYGYGMKLAAEANTHLLEDNMNKFLELGLDSAYNEAFKAWLEGKDDVKASKEATAAILNVKEDIQGEDANKYLNNILKLKDYMIKKSVWIFGGDGWSYDIGFGGVDHVLASGENINIFVFDTEVYSNTGGQSSKSTPLSAVAQFAASGKKVRKKDLGLMMTSYGYIYVAQVAMGANQNQTLKAIREAESYNGPSIIIAYAPCINHGIRIGMGKSQYREKQAVAAGYWHLWRFDPRLADEGKNPFQLDSKEPTESFQEFIQGEVRYSSLKRSFPETADELYQEAEKAAKERYESYKKLAGK; encoded by the coding sequence ATGACAATTACTAGAGCAATGAAGACAATGGATGGTAACACAGCAGCAGCGCACGTATCATACGCATTTACTGATGTAGCTACTATATATCCAATCACACCTTCTTCACCAATGCCAGAAGCTGTGGACGTTTGGGCAGCAAATGGACGTAAAAACTTATTTGGTCAAGAAGTAAAAGTAAAAGAAATGCAATCCGAAGCAGGCGCAGCAGCAGCTATGCACGGTTCTTTAGCAGCAGGAGCACTTACTACTACATACACAGCAAGTCAGGGTCTACTACTAATGATTCCTAACATGTACAAGATTGCTGGAGAAAGATTACCAGGTGTATTCCACGTTTCTGCTAGAACAGTAGCAACACACGCCCTATCTATCTATGGAGACCATTCTGACGTTATGGCAGCAAGACAAACTGGTTGTGCTATGCTTGTTTCAAACTCAGTACAAGAAGTTATGGATATCGCTCCAATAGCTCACTTATCAAGTATAGAAGGAAGAATCCCATTTGTACATTTCTTTGATGGATTTAGAACAAGTCACGAAATCCAAAAAATAGCTGTTTGGGATTATAAAGACCTTGCTCCAATGCTTGATTTTGAAGCAGTAGAAGAATTTAAAAATCATTCACTCAACCCAGAAAGACCAAAACATATGGGTACAGCTGAAAAGAATATCTTCTTCCAAAGAACAGAAGCAAGCAACACTGCTTATACAGATATAGTTGGCATAGTTGAAAAATATATGGGCAAAGTAAATGAATTACTAGGCACAAACTATGATCTATTTACTTACTACGGTGCAGATGATGCAGAAGAAATTATCGTAGCTATGGGATCTGTATGTCAAGCAGCTAGAGAAACTATTGATGTTCTTCTAAAAGAAGGCAGAAAAGTTGGTATGGTAGAAGTTCACCTTTACAGACCATTCTCAAAAAATCATTTACTAAAAGCTATTCCAAAATCAGTTAAGAAGATAGCTGTTCTTGATAGAACAAAAGAAAAGGGAGCAGTTGGTAGCCCACTTTACTTAGATGTAAAATCTAGCTACTATGATGAAGAAGAAAGACCACTTATAATTGGTGGTATATACGGACTTTCATCAAAAGATACTATCCCAGCTGACGTAAAAGCAGTATTTGACAATCTTGCAAAAGATGAACCAAAACATGACTTCACATTATCAATTACAGATGATGTTACAAACAAATCACTACCAAGAGATGACTTCAAAGTTAGACACGAAGGTACAAGCAGATGTAAATTCTGGGGATTCGGTTCTGACGGTACAGTAGGTGCTAATAAACAAGCTATCAAAATCATCGGTGATAATACAGACATGTATGCACAAGGTTATTTTGACTATGACTCTAAAAAATCTGGTGGTTTGACAGTATCTCACTTGAGATTTGGTGTTGAGCCAATCCTATCAACATACCTACTAGACGAAGCAGACTTTATTTCATGCTCTAAACAAGCATATGTTAACCAATATGACTTGTTAGCAGGTATCAAAGAAGGCGGTACATTCTTACTAAATACAGTTTGGTCTGAAGAAGAATTAGAAGAACACCTACCAGCTAAAATGAAGAGAACACTTGCAGAGAAAAATATTGATTTCTATATACTTGATGCAAGCCATATAGCACAAAATATTGGTCTTGGTGGAAGAACAAACATGATAATGCAATCAGCATTCTTTAACTTAACAAAAGTTATACCAGTAGAAGATGCTGTTAAATTCCTAAAAGATTCTATAGTTAAATCATACGGACACAAAGGTGAAGATATAGTTAACATGAACTACAAAGCTGTAGATAGTGGACTTGACGCACCTATCAAAGTAGAAGTACCTGCATCATGGAAAGACGCTGTTGATGAAGTTAAAGAAGAAAAAGAACTTCCAGAATTCATCAAAAATATCGTTAAACCAATGCTTGAACAAAAAGAAGATGAAATCCCAGTTTCTGCCTTCACAGGTATAGAAAACGGTGAATTCGAATCAGGTACAACAGCATATGAAAAGAGAGGTATAGCTCTTAACGTTCCTGAATGGAAAATAGACAACTGTATCCAATGTAACCAATGTTCATATGTATGTCCACATGCTGTTATAAGACCATTCTTAGTAACAGAAGATGAAAAAGCAAAGGCACCAGAAGGTTTTGAAACTAAAAAAGCCATTGGTAAAGGAATGGATGGATACGACTTTAGAATTCAAGTATCTCCATTAGACTGTACAGGTTGTGGTAACTGTGCTGATGTTTGTCCAGCTCCTAAGAAAGCTCTAGAAATGAAACCTTTCGAAGAAGAAGTTGTAAAAGAAAAAGACAACTGGACTTATGCACACGAAGTTGTTGGCTACAAAGAAGATGTTATGGATGACATGACTCTAAAAGGAAGCCAATTCAAACAACCACTTCTAGAATTCTCTGGCGCATGTGCTGGCTGTGGTGAAACTCCATATGCAAAACTTATTACACAATTATTTGGTGATAGAATGTATATAGCTAACGCTACAGGATGTTCTTCAATTTGGGGAGCAAGTGCACCAGCTATGTCATATACAAAGAACCTATCTAGTGGTAGAGGTCCAGCTTGGGGTAACTCTTTATTTGAAGATGCAGCAGAATACGGTTATGGTATGAAACTTGCTGCAGAAGCAAATACACACCTACTAGAAGATAATATGAATAAATTCCTAGAACTAGGTCTAGATTCAGCATATAATGAAGCATTTAAAGCTTGGTTAGAAGGAAAAGATGATGTAAAAGCTTCTAAAGAAGCAACAGCTGCAATCCTAAATGTTAAAGAAGATATTCAAGGTGAAGACGCTAATAAATATCTAAATAATATTCTAAAACTAAAAGATTACATGATCAAAAAATCTGTATGGATCTTTGGTGGTGACGGATGGAGCTATGACATCGGATTTGGTGGTGTAGACCATGTACTAGCAAGCGGTGAAAACATCAACATATTCGTATTCGATACAGAAGTTTACTCTAACACAGGTGGACAAAGTTCTAAATCTACACCATTATCAGCGGTAGCACAATTTGCTGCATCTGGTAAAAAAGTTAGAAAGAAAGACCTTGGCCTAATGATGACTTCCTATGGATATATATATGTAGCTCAAGTAGCTATGGGTGCAAACCAAAATCAAACTCTAAAAGCTATAAGAGAAGCTGAAAGCTACAATGGTCCATCAATCATTATAGCTTATGCACCATGTATCAACCACGGAATCAGAATTGGTATGGGTAAATCACAATATAGAGAAAAACAAGCAGTTGCTGCTGGTTACTGGCACCTATGGAGATTTGACCCAAGACTTGCTGACGAGGGCAAAAATCCATTCCAGTTAGACTCTAAGGAACCAACCGAGTCATTCCAAGAATTCATCCAAGGCGAAGTTAGATACTCTTCACTAAAGAGATCCTTCCCAGAAACAGCTGATGAATTGTATCAAGAAGCAGAAAAAGCAGCTAAAGAAAGATATGAATCATATAAGAAATTAGCTGGTAAATAA
- a CDS encoding Asp23/Gls24 family envelope stress response protein — protein MTIRYVNNLGKVTIDDSVIANIAVASVMQSYGVVGLASRSAKDGIYKLLGVNNMQRGVKVIRNDNGTVSIFISLFLEYGIRIPVVSQNIIENVKYNIENSLNVKVAEVNIFVQGINR, from the coding sequence ATGACGATTAGATATGTAAATAATTTAGGAAAAGTAACAATTGATGATTCAGTTATAGCAAATATAGCAGTAGCTTCTGTTATGCAATCTTATGGAGTAGTTGGGCTTGCAAGTAGGTCTGCTAAAGATGGCATATATAAACTTCTTGGTGTTAATAATATGCAAAGAGGAGTTAAGGTTATAAGAAATGATAATGGAACAGTATCTATCTTTATTTCTTTATTTTTAGAATATGGAATCAGAATACCTGTTGTATCGCAAAATATAATTGAGAATGTTAAATATAATATTGAGAACTCCTTGAATGTAAAAGTAGCAGAAGTGAATATTTTTGTTCAAGGTATCAATAGATAG
- a CDS encoding DAK2 domain-containing protein → MKVIDANKLQQMIVGAFKYLEENKSLVDELNVFPVPDGDTGTNMTMTMKSGVDKVSQLAGASVGELSKALSQGTLMGARGNSGVILSQLVRGMSKTLKDKDVIEAAEVKEIFVNASKTAYKAVMQPTEGTILTVARKMAEKAEEAFDDSLELDDYLFEIISEGQIALDNTPKQLPVLKEAGVVDSGGQGLLFLLRGALNALNNEIDRDVDLSSKNSDSEGSYSLKFELGLNEKNVEKIENSLDNLASNINLDFSNDILKASLFTDYPQQVISVLLLDGVLLKVELENLNKDVKIEKTSDEKSKKYGFIAVSRGDGYDEILKSMNIDKIISGGQTMNPSTEDIYNNLEEINAENIIIFPNNKNIIMSAKQACELTEKNAMVLETRSIPESFTAMLEFDESESLEDNIENMSDVIEDMHTIEVSISIRDTSVNNIQIKKDDYIGILDGKIVATDSKIEETARLAIAKALDEDDDISLVTIYYGQDADKKKANDLGKKISKSYKNVDVEIIYGGQPVYYYQATLE, encoded by the coding sequence ATGAAAGTAATAGATGCAAATAAGCTCCAACAGATGATAGTTGGAGCATTTAAGTATTTAGAAGAAAATAAATCTTTGGTCGATGAACTCAATGTTTTCCCTGTTCCAGATGGGGATACAGGTACTAATATGACCATGACAATGAAATCTGGTGTTGATAAGGTTAGTCAATTAGCTGGAGCAAGCGTTGGCGAACTCAGCAAGGCCCTTAGTCAAGGAACCCTAATGGGGGCAAGAGGTAATTCTGGTGTTATCTTATCCCAACTTGTCAGAGGTATGTCAAAAACTCTAAAAGATAAAGATGTAATAGAAGCAGCAGAAGTCAAAGAAATTTTTGTTAATGCCTCAAAAACTGCCTATAAAGCTGTTATGCAACCCACTGAAGGAACAATACTTACAGTGGCTAGAAAAATGGCTGAAAAAGCAGAAGAAGCTTTTGATGATTCTTTAGAGCTTGATGATTATTTATTTGAAATAATATCTGAAGGTCAGATAGCCCTCGATAATACACCAAAGCAATTACCTGTTCTTAAAGAAGCTGGAGTAGTAGATTCTGGGGGACAAGGTTTATTATTTCTACTGAGAGGAGCACTTAACGCTCTAAATAATGAAATAGATAGGGACGTAGACTTATCCAGCAAAAATAGCGACTCAGAAGGGTCTTATAGTTTAAAATTTGAACTTGGACTAAATGAGAAAAATGTTGAAAAAATTGAGAACTCTTTAGATAATTTAGCAAGTAATATAAATCTTGATTTTTCTAATGATATATTAAAAGCATCATTATTTACAGACTACCCTCAACAAGTTATATCTGTTTTATTGCTTGATGGAGTACTACTTAAGGTTGAATTAGAAAATTTAAATAAAGATGTAAAAATAGAAAAAACTAGTGACGAAAAATCTAAAAAATATGGATTTATTGCTGTATCTAGAGGAGATGGCTATGATGAAATATTAAAATCTATGAATATAGACAAAATTATTTCTGGTGGCCAAACTATGAACCCATCTACAGAGGATATATACAATAATTTAGAAGAGATAAATGCGGAGAATATTATAATTTTCCCAAATAATAAAAACATAATTATGTCTGCTAAACAAGCTTGTGAGCTTACAGAAAAAAATGCTATGGTTTTAGAGACTAGGTCAATACCAGAGTCTTTTACAGCAATGTTAGAATTTGATGAGTCAGAATCTCTAGAAGATAATATTGAAAATATGAGTGATGTTATCGAAGATATGCACACTATAGAGGTTTCGATATCCATTAGAGATACATCTGTAAATAATATTCAAATTAAAAAAGATGATTATATAGGAATATTAGATGGAAAAATAGTAGCTACAGATTCTAAGATTGAAGAAACTGCAAGGCTTGCTATTGCAAAAGCATTAGATGAAGATGATGATATTTCCTTGGTAACTATTTATTATGGACAAGATGCTGACAAGAAAAAGGCGAATGACCTTGGCAAGAAGATATCAAAATCTTATAAAAATGTTGATGTAGAGATTATCTACGGTGGACAACCGGTTTATTATTATCAAGCTACCCTTGAATAA
- a CDS encoding ATP-dependent DNA helicase RecG: MNKDIKTLKGIGPKKAQALNNLGIYTISDLYNYYPREYEDRRVRMSLSKAKEDRKYFFVWKSISRPYVTRAKNMTVSYMYFAEGDFKKIRVVWFNDKFSIRKISYGQTYKFYTKVEYKDGYYQAINPVFEDMQGHNIGGIYSVYRLGRGISHKDLKKFISESLKVFDKNEEILDKSMLDKFELSSKEYAISQVHFPSDLEALLTAKSDLKILNLLRELIYLDYLTKYSRFDQELKLNYDLENILSKITFSLTRDQRKSLEEILSDCKQNQTMNRLLVGDVGSGKTIVAIISMIVFGLNNYQSAMMVPTEILAIQQYEKNRDLIESFGLKVALLTGSVNNKNKIKKDLKDGSIDLVIGTHALIQEDVDFKNLRLVINDEQHRFGVKQRLDLAQKGKEVNYLTMTATPIPRTMSLKLNRILDLSIINELPQGRADVITQIIMENREKLLFEKIIENISDGRQVYVVTNNIDSDDPNSLENLYKRYKNNIKNSRIEKLHGKLNPALKEEVLYKFSKGEIDILISTTVIEVGIDVANANTMVIYNASNFGLSQLHQLRGRVGRGPYLSYCFLMDKDGEINPKLNILEKSQDGFEISQKDYELRGGGKILSLIQHGNNLSEIESLNMSQEDTDRAFMIFDYLKEKEFKGANLEYIKKYFGEDKDIILN; encoded by the coding sequence TTGAATAAAGACATAAAGACCCTCAAAGGTATAGGTCCTAAAAAAGCCCAAGCATTAAACAATTTAGGAATATATACAATAAGTGACCTATATAATTATTATCCAAGAGAGTATGAAGACAGACGTGTAAGAATGAGTCTCTCCAAAGCTAAAGAAGATAGAAAATACTTTTTTGTATGGAAATCCATCTCTAGGCCCTATGTAACTAGGGCTAAAAATATGACTGTTTCATATATGTATTTTGCTGAAGGGGATTTTAAAAAAATTAGAGTGGTTTGGTTTAATGATAAATTTTCAATAAGAAAAATTTCTTATGGACAGACTTATAAATTTTATACAAAAGTCGAATACAAGGATGGTTATTACCAAGCTATAAATCCAGTTTTTGAAGATATGCAAGGTCATAATATTGGTGGAATTTATTCTGTATATAGACTTGGTAGGGGAATTAGTCACAAAGATTTGAAGAAATTTATTAGTGAGAGTTTAAAAGTATTTGATAAAAATGAAGAGATTTTAGATAAATCTATGTTAGATAAATTTGAACTATCAAGTAAAGAATATGCAATTAGTCAAGTTCACTTTCCATCTGACTTAGAAGCTTTGCTTACGGCAAAGTCTGATCTTAAGATTCTAAACCTTTTGAGAGAATTAATATATTTAGATTATCTGACTAAGTATTCTAGATTTGATCAAGAATTAAAATTAAATTATGATCTCGAAAACATACTTTCGAAAATCACTTTCAGCTTAACGAGAGATCAAAGGAAATCTCTAGAAGAAATTCTCTCAGATTGTAAACAGAATCAGACGATGAATAGACTTTTAGTTGGAGATGTAGGATCTGGAAAGACTATTGTTGCTATAATATCTATGATTGTTTTTGGCCTAAATAATTACCAATCGGCTATGATGGTGCCGACTGAAATTCTTGCAATACAACAATATGAAAAAAACAGGGATTTAATCGAATCTTTTGGTTTAAAAGTGGCTCTATTAACAGGATCTGTAAATAATAAAAATAAAATAAAAAAAGATCTCAAAGATGGTTCAATTGATTTAGTTATAGGCACTCATGCACTAATCCAAGAAGATGTTGACTTTAAAAATTTGCGTCTTGTTATTAATGATGAACAACATAGGTTTGGTGTAAAGCAGAGACTTGATCTTGCCCAAAAAGGCAAAGAAGTTAATTATCTCACAATGACAGCCACACCTATACCTAGAACAATGTCATTAAAATTAAATAGAATTTTAGACTTATCTATAATAAATGAGCTACCCCAAGGTAGGGCCGATGTAATAACTCAAATAATTATGGAAAACAGAGAAAAACTCTTGTTTGAAAAAATTATAGAAAATATTTCAGATGGTAGACAAGTTTATGTGGTAACCAACAATATTGATTCTGATGATCCAAATTCTTTAGAAAATCTCTATAAGAGATATAAAAATAATATAAAAAATTCTAGGATTGAAAAACTTCATGGAAAATTAAATCCAGCTTTAAAGGAAGAAGTTTTGTATAAGTTTTCAAAGGGAGAAATAGATATTTTGATATCAACAACGGTTATAGAGGTAGGTATAGATGTGGCAAATGCCAATACTATGGTAATATACAATGCATCTAATTTTGGCCTATCTCAATTACACCAACTCAGGGGCAGAGTTGGCAGAGGACCTTACTTATCCTATTGTTTTTTGATGGATAAAGATGGAGAGATAAATCCTAAGCTTAATATTTTAGAAAAAAGTCAAGACGGATTCGAGATTTCCCAAAAGGACTATGAACTTAGGGGTGGAGGTAAAATCTTATCATTAATTCAACATGGTAACAATCTGTCGGAGATAGAAAGTCTAAATATGAGTCAGGAAGACACAGATAGGGCTTTTATGATATTTGATTATTTGAAAGAAAAAGAATTTAAAGGCGCTAACTTAGAATATATAAAAAAATATTTTGGAGAAGATAAGGATATAATTTTAAACTGA
- the rsmD gene encoding 16S rRNA (guanine(966)-N(2))-methyltransferase RsmD, which produces MKVVAGKYKGFNLLSPKSKTSRPTDNKVKEAIFDMLYPYRDKFTALDLFAGTGQMGIEFLSRGALQVYFNEKNFSNFSLLKENIKKIKTENAILTKADYIKCLKDLGEKNVKFNYIFLDPPYETDFIDKSLYWIIEYDLLNEDGIVITESSMDLDFSEKYDLHICKDKSYGRKFIKIYSK; this is translated from the coding sequence ATGAAAGTAGTAGCAGGAAAATATAAGGGATTTAATCTATTAAGTCCCAAATCGAAAACATCTAGACCTACTGATAATAAGGTGAAGGAAGCTATATTTGATATGTTGTATCCTTATAGGGACAAATTTACTGCCCTAGACTTATTTGCTGGAACAGGTCAAATGGGCATAGAATTTTTGTCAAGAGGAGCATTGCAGGTATATTTTAATGAGAAAAATTTTTCTAATTTTTCATTATTAAAAGAAAATATCAAAAAAATAAAGACTGAAAATGCTATACTAACAAAAGCTGACTATATCAAATGTTTAAAGGATCTAGGAGAAAAAAATGTCAAGTTTAACTATATTTTTTTAGACCCACCTTATGAAACAGATTTTATCGATAAGTCCCTATATTGGATTATAGAATATGACTTATTAAATGAAGACGGTATAGTTATAACAGAATCAAGTATGGACTTAGATTTTTCTGAAAAATATGATTTACATATATGTAAGGATAAATCTTATGGAAGGAAATTTATAAAAATTTATTCGAAATGA
- the coaD gene encoding pantetheine-phosphate adenylyltransferase, which translates to MKVIYPGSFDPLTNGHMDMIKRLSLMFDEVIVAILKNENKNSLFTVKEREEIVNDVIKKEKLKNIKIKSFDGLLVNFAKSENVKVIARGLRAVTDYEYEKNIARINSKLYDGLETIFLLSNPTYSYVSSSGVREIAIFKGDVSAFVDPSVEKRIKEKFNY; encoded by the coding sequence ATGAAAGTTATTTACCCAGGTAGCTTCGACCCATTGACAAATGGTCATATGGATATGATCAAAAGGCTCAGCCTTATGTTTGATGAGGTAATCGTTGCTATATTAAAAAATGAAAATAAAAATTCATTATTTACAGTCAAGGAAAGAGAAGAGATTGTAAATGATGTTATAAAAAAAGAAAAACTAAAAAATATTAAAATTAAATCTTTTGATGGACTTTTGGTTAATTTTGCAAAGTCTGAAAATGTGAAAGTCATTGCTAGGGGCCTTAGGGCTGTAACTGACTATGAATATGAAAAAAATATTGCAAGGATAAATTCAAAGCTATATGATGGGCTTGAAACAATTTTTTTACTTAGTAACCCAACATATTCATATGTAAGCTCCAGCGGAGTTAGAGAAATTGCTATATTTAAAGGTGATGTATCAGCTTTTGTAGACCCAAGTGTAGAAAAAAGAATTAAAGAAAAATTCAATTATTAG
- a CDS encoding ATPase has product MANKITDLINEMEDIMDEASSVPFSRKVSVDPDEIYDILNEMKESLPEEIKQAQWVTDEKDRILSEASSEADSRLSQAEGEIKNFKEQAKSQFQRMVSEHEITQQARSEADRILQEATAEAKQIREQSYQYIDKLFSGSIDNFSALAQQLEKNRQKILESK; this is encoded by the coding sequence ATGGCAAATAAAATAACTGATTTAATCAATGAGATGGAAGACATAATGGATGAAGCTAGCTCTGTACCATTTTCAAGAAAGGTATCTGTTGATCCTGATGAGATCTATGATATCTTAAATGAAATGAAGGAATCATTGCCAGAAGAAATCAAGCAAGCACAGTGGGTTACAGATGAAAAAGATAGAATTTTATCTGAAGCTAGTAGTGAAGCTGATAGTAGACTAAGCCAAGCTGAGGGAGAAATCAAAAACTTCAAAGAGCAGGCTAAAAGTCAATTCCAAAGAATGGTTAGCGAACATGAAATAACCCAACAGGCAAGAAGCGAAGCTGATAGGATACTCCAAGAAGCTACTGCAGAAGCAAAACAAATTAGAGAACAATCATACCAATATATTGATAAATTATTCTCAGGTTCAATTGACAATTTCAGCGCTCTTGCTCAACAATTGGAAAAAAACAGACAAAAAATACTTGAAAGCAAATAA